The following proteins are encoded in a genomic region of Palaemon carinicauda isolate YSFRI2023 chromosome 19, ASM3689809v2, whole genome shotgun sequence:
- the LOC137658860 gene encoding calpain clp-1-like isoform X1: MYLHGIRFAFSIIDLKKWYDHDDEEQEEETEEEIEQETYSSSCTIQLQRSDSSEFGERGSGLRPRGQVQDFYSIRQQCLDEGTLFEDPDFPAQDSSIFFSRSPPKPFEWKRPHEIIGDPQLFIDGASRFDVKQGELGDCWLLAAVANLTLNKRLFYQIVPSDQSFGDNYAGIFHFR, encoded by the exons ATGTATCTTCATGGTATACGTTTCGCCTTTTCAATTATTGACCTGAAAAAATGGTATGATCATGATGACGAAGAGCAAGAGGAGGAGACCGAAGAAGAGATAGAACAGGAGACGTACTCTTCCTCATGTACAATCCAGCTTCAGAGAAGCGATTCTTCTGAG TTTGGCGAGCGTGGATCCGGCCTTCGTCCCCGCGGTCAGGTCCAGGACTTCTACAGCATCCGCCAGCAGTGCCTGGACGAGGGCACGCTCTTCGAGGATCCAGACTTCCCGGCACAAGACAGTTCCATCTTCTTCTCCCGCAGTCCTCCCAAGCCGTTCGAGTGGAAGAGACCTCAT GAAATCATTGGCGATCCACAGCTTTTCATCGACGGTGCGTCCCGCTTTGACGTCAAGCAAGGAGAGCTTG GTGACTGTTGGCTCTTGGCTGCTGTGGCCAACTTGACCCTAAACAAACGACTCTTCTACCAGATTGTACCAAGCGATCAGAGCTTCGGGGACAACTACGCCGGCATCTTCCACTTCAGGTGA
- the LOC137658860 gene encoding calpain clp-1-like isoform X4, which translates to MPYEYKNLTVYNFGERGSGLRPRGQVQDFYSIRQQCLDEGTLFEDPDFPAQDSSIFFSRSPPKPFEWKRPHEIIGDPQLFIDGASRFDVKQGELGDCWLLAAVANLTLNKRLFYQIVPSDQSFGDNYAGIFHFR; encoded by the exons TTTGGCGAGCGTGGATCCGGCCTTCGTCCCCGCGGTCAGGTCCAGGACTTCTACAGCATCCGCCAGCAGTGCCTGGACGAGGGCACGCTCTTCGAGGATCCAGACTTCCCGGCACAAGACAGTTCCATCTTCTTCTCCCGCAGTCCTCCCAAGCCGTTCGAGTGGAAGAGACCTCAT GAAATCATTGGCGATCCACAGCTTTTCATCGACGGTGCGTCCCGCTTTGACGTCAAGCAAGGAGAGCTTG GTGACTGTTGGCTCTTGGCTGCTGTGGCCAACTTGACCCTAAACAAACGACTCTTCTACCAGATTGTACCAAGCGATCAGAGCTTCGGGGACAACTACGCCGGCATCTTCCACTTCAGGTGA